The nucleotide sequence CTAATTTAGATCGAGTAAAATTGTTTTACACCGGTAATGATTTAAACCGATTTGATTTGCATAAATAGGATTTTAAGAAATCATTTTAGCTATGACCGAtttgctaaaccaaaatttagaacaTTGGAAGCTAAAGATGATTGACGTTTTGTTAATTGCTTGAACCGTGCAGCCTTCAATTCTCCCCGTTCAGATGCTTCGCATTGGTCAACTAGTCATCCTTAGTGTCCCTGGAGGTATGTCATTTACACTCTCCAGTGTATACTTTAGTTGATCAAAACGCTGAGTTCTGAATCTATGGACACAGAGTTCACAACAATGGCTGGAAGGCGTCTCCGTGACGCTGTGAAGTCATTTCTAATCTCTTTGGACAGCAAGGAGTTTGGCAACAACCTTCACGTCGTAATCGCAGGTCTCACCAACACGTATTCTCAATACATCACCACTTTCGAAGAGTACGAGGTTCAAAGATACGAGGGAGCTTCAACGCTATACGGTCCTCACACACTCACTGCTTACATCCAAGAGTTCAAGAAACTAGCCACAGCTTTAGTCAACGGTCAAACACTCCCGAGTGGGCCCCAACCACCCGACCTTCTAGACAAACAGATCAGCTTACTAGCCCCTGTGGTCGTTGACTCTACTCCTTTGGGAGTCGACTTCGGTGACGTTAAAGCAGACGTGCCTCCCAAGTCAACGTTCAGGAGAGGTCAACAAGTCAACGCGACGTTTTGGTCGGGGTGTCCACGTAACGACCTGATGACGGAGGGATCTTTCGCTGTGGTGGAGATGCTGCGCGACGGAGGGAAGTGGGTCCCAGTGTATGACGATGATGACTTCAGTGTGAAGTTTAAGTGGTCGAGACAGGTGAAGCTTAGCCCTGAGAGCCAAGCCACGGTGGAGTGGAGGATACCGGAGTCTGCGGTGGCTGGAGTTTACAGATTAAGACATTACGGAGCTTCGAAGTCGCTGTTTGGTGCCATTACAAGCTTCTCTGGTTCTTCTAGCGCCTTTGTAGTTGTATGAAATTTTACCTAAAGTAATATAGCGTATCACACACGCATTCTCCATTTGGTAAACAAAGCTACTAAGAGATGCCCTAGTTTACATCTTATAAGTCATCACCACacaaccatttaaaaaaaaaataaccatttgATTTATTCTGGTCTTTGGATTCATTTAGTTATTTGATGTCTTATTTCATTAGAACACTAGCTATGTCTCTTAGAGTCTTTACATGACATATATAACACTCTTCACTCTTATGTTAAAACCTTGATATATTAATAGTTTGGTCTAAATGATACACATTTTAGCACTCTTGTAGTACaccaaacataaataaaactaaaccggaacataaatattttcagaACACAAAAGGAATAACAGCTTTCCGAGTCTTGGGGTACTCGTCCTTAAACTTCTCACCGTACCATACGTGGCTCGCACGTGCGCGCGGGATCAAGTTGGAACACGTGTATAGGAAAAACCCAACTCCGGCCCAAGACCAAGTCATTACAGCCCAGCCCAACCACTCAACCACCTCTCCAAAGTAATTCGGACAGCTTACAAACTCGAACAAGCCTCCTCTCGGTATCACATAACCTCCCCGGTTCTCTTTCTTCAATCGTACCAGAGTCCGGTCCGACGTGATGTTAATCCACATACCGGTTACGAAAACCACCGTACCGATAACAAACCGCAACCAGAACCAAACTCCGTCTTCGTAGTCGTTCTTGTAATGAGAAACGTACCTCGCCTGGTCATGAATAAACCAaaagaattgtaaaattttaaaccggTACAAAGTGATAGTTTTACTAAACCGGAATCAGATACATCGTTACCTGGATATAGGCGTTGAGGAGATTAAAGGTGAAAGCCATGGCGGCGATGCTCATCGGAAAGCCCGTTTTAGCAGAGGAGGAGCTGCGGAGGAGGCGGAGAGGGTAGATGACTGTGCGGTGGAAGTAATGGAGGAGGTAAGGTGAGAAGAGGAGGagagatttgggattgtgagaGTGGCGGCCAAAGGGGAAGAGGAGGAGCGTGAGCCATAAGGTGGGGCTCTCCATGAGGAACCAAGCGAGCGGGGGAGATAAAGTGGGGCCCCATCCGGAACGGTTGTGTTTGCCGTAAGGAGCTTGGAGGAATTTGAGAGCGACGGCGGTTGGTGGGCCCGAGAAGATTAGTGTTAGGACGCAGTAGCGGAAGAAGGTCTCATCGGCGGCGATCTCTTTCATTTTGGTGATGAAGAAACAGATCTGTCCGTGCACAGTCAAGTACAGCTCAGCTTGGCAATTTAATTCGatgtaataataaaaaataataatttgacttttgtaaattttttactTTGTCTAAAGATAATGGTGTCCAAAAATTTATTTACGGTTTTAAACCAATCAAGGTTTAactttccttaaaactatatctaataaaatttatattataattaatattaagctATATTTTTATTCACTGAAGATTAATTTTTACAGAAAAAATTTACAATTACAATTTAACCTTTATTTTAcgtttttcatttaatttttattgatacaaaaatatatttatagttcAAAATTTTACTGATCAAACTACATGAAATTTTTTGAAGCTTCATCTCAACCAATCATCCACATGtaaatacaatattttgtaatttcttTTAACTTTCTAAAATTACCACAGCTCTCAATTACTAGTAAATcgcatagttttttttttaccattgcATAGTTTCTTCTTGTggttttttttcctaaaagaGTCTGTAATGAGAATCCAACACTCTTAAATCAAGTTTGTTTTAGTAATATCATGTAGATTTTTAACATAAGTTGCAatgatttaataatttataatcccACTTCAAACTTCATTTTAGTctttagaataaaatatttctcccatcatatatcatttttaattcacaaatagaacaaaatatgattatttcaaaactaaaataatcatattcatcattttatttatttactctaAATAGAGTATGAATTAAGCtaaatacaattatattttgaagtttttatcAGATAACAGGAAAAACAacgtacaaaaatatattatcttccagaaaaaaaaaacaatcatttgtatctttggTCGGTATTTTTTTTCTGGTATCATATTGCTCTGTAAATTTATAAGGATAGCCTGTTGCAATTGGATCTAAAAGACTCGTTCTCCGGTGGCAAAAAGGATCCAAAACACGGTCGTTGCAAAGTAAAGAAACGCCGTTACCGTCAAAAACGCCTGGAAGGAACCGAGCCACTGCACGAAGTAGCCCGTCCCTATTGTACTAACGATCGCAGCCAACGTACCCGCACAATTTGAAATACCTGCCTCACACACCAATAACAAAACCCCTAACTTTTTAAGCAAGAAACTATAATAAAACATGAAGCAAGATTCACCATATATTAACATTTACCGTGCAAGAAACCAGCATATTCCGGTGCGATGTCCTGTTGACACAAAGAGAAACCAACGATGTTGTGAGATTAAAGATTATCCCAAAATGGTGAAATGCTAAGAGTTGTTATTAACGTACTTGCATATTGAGGAGGAACCCGGCTTGGCTAAAGGAACTCAAGCTCAATGCAACGGTCATGAGAATCGCTGCGCAAGAAGGTGATTTTGCGTAGTTGAGGCATAGCAGAGACAACCCCGGACCCATAAATCCGATAGACTGACAATAAAGGCCGAGACATTCTGTTAGAATGTTGGAAGTTATAACATATTGCACTTTTGATAATCACCTGCATGATCTTTCGGACAGAGGTCACAGAGTGACCAGTTCTGATCAAGAAGTCTGATGCTGAGCCAGCAAAGTATCCCGAGACCGCCATTGTGGCCCATGGAAGAG is from Brassica napus cultivar Da-Ae chromosome A4, Da-Ae, whole genome shotgun sequence and encodes:
- the LOC106447426 gene encoding steroid 5-alpha-reductase DET2-like: MKEIAADETFFRYCVLTLIFSGPPTAVALKFLQAPYGKHNRSGWGPTLSPPLAWFLMESPTLWLTLLLFPFGRHSHNPKSLLLFSPYLLHYFHRTVIYPLRLLRSSSSAKTGFPMSIAAMAFTFNLLNAYIQARYVSHYKNDYEDGVWFWLRFVIGTVVFVTGMWINITSDRTLVRLKKENRGGYVIPRGGLFEFVSCPNYFGEVVEWLGWAVMTWSWAGVGFFLYTCSNLIPRARASHVWYGEKFKDEYPKTRKAVIPFVF